A genomic segment from Nocardia cyriacigeorgica GUH-2 encodes:
- a CDS encoding DUF6069 family protein, giving the protein MTDPSRNYGREDPHQQPYTQPYTQSQYSQYSQQQPQQYGQEPQRQMPHINLGRLWAGGVGTAVVVALVIVVAIMLVRGILKIAVLSPEGAGAYGTVSTTSYALAGAAAAIAATGLLNLLLAFMPSPMQFYYWITGLLTALAVLLPFTLVADLDAKIATAVINLIAGLCIITLLGSIGASAIQREQQY; this is encoded by the coding sequence ATGACGGATCCGTCGCGCAACTACGGGCGGGAAGACCCGCACCAGCAGCCGTATACCCAGCCGTACACGCAGAGCCAGTACAGCCAGTACTCGCAGCAGCAGCCACAGCAGTACGGGCAGGAGCCGCAGCGGCAGATGCCGCACATCAACCTGGGCAGATTGTGGGCCGGCGGCGTCGGCACGGCAGTGGTCGTCGCGCTGGTCATCGTCGTCGCGATCATGCTGGTTCGCGGCATCCTGAAGATCGCGGTGCTCTCGCCGGAGGGCGCGGGCGCCTACGGCACGGTCTCGACCACCTCCTACGCGCTGGCCGGCGCCGCCGCCGCTATCGCCGCCACCGGTCTGCTGAACCTGCTGTTGGCGTTCATGCCGAGCCCGATGCAGTTCTACTACTGGATCACCGGCCTGCTCACCGCCCTCGCAGTGCTGCTCCCGTTCACCCTGGTAGCCGACCTGGACGCGAAGATCGCCACCGCCGTGATCAATCTGATCGCCGGCCTGTGCATCATTACCCTGCTCGGCTCGATCGGCGCCAGCGCGATCCAGCGCGAGCAGCAGTACTGA
- a CDS encoding DUF692 domain-containing protein gives MNGPLPDHALGIGWCSEICGLIDQLDGLDFCEVIAESLPATAAVPPELEALRARGTSVVPHGVTLSLGGVDPVDDRRIAHLALCAERVSAPLVSEHVAFVRAGGLEAGHLLPVPRTRASLEVLTRNIIRTQDGLPVPLAVENIAALFDWPDDEFTESEFLAELVERTGVHLLIDIANVYANARNRGRDPLAELRRLPTDRLAYCHIAGGTESGGRYHDTHQHPVPAEVLTLVAEFTTDCPAPLMLERDGNYPPAEELLDELDAIANAAARAPITARARAARSVRGRV, from the coding sequence ATGAACGGCCCACTGCCGGATCATGCGCTCGGCATCGGCTGGTGCTCGGAGATCTGCGGCCTGATCGACCAGCTCGACGGGTTGGACTTCTGTGAGGTGATCGCGGAATCGCTGCCCGCCACCGCTGCTGTTCCGCCCGAACTCGAGGCATTGCGCGCGCGGGGCACAAGCGTTGTGCCGCATGGGGTCACGCTGTCGTTGGGCGGTGTGGATCCGGTGGATGACCGGCGGATCGCACATCTGGCGTTGTGTGCCGAGCGGGTGTCCGCGCCGCTGGTGAGCGAGCACGTGGCGTTCGTGCGGGCCGGTGGGTTGGAGGCCGGTCACCTGCTGCCCGTTCCGCGTACCCGCGCGTCGTTGGAAGTGCTGACCCGCAATATCATCCGGACGCAGGACGGGCTGCCGGTTCCACTCGCGGTAGAGAATATCGCCGCCTTGTTCGACTGGCCCGACGACGAGTTCACCGAATCGGAATTCCTCGCCGAACTGGTCGAACGCACCGGCGTGCATCTACTGATCGATATCGCCAACGTCTACGCCAACGCCCGCAACCGTGGCCGCGACCCGCTCGCCGAACTGCGCCGCCTGCCCACCGACCGCCTCGCCTACTGCCATATCGCGGGCGGCACCGAATCCGGCGGCCGCTACCACGACACCCACCAGCATCCCGTTCCCGCCGAAGTACTCACGCTGGTAGCCGAATTCACCACCGACTGCCCGGCCCCGCTGATGCTCGAACGCGACGGCAACTATCCACCCGCCGAAGAACTCCTCGACGAGCTCGACGCCATCGCCAACGCCGCCGCCCGCGCGCCGATCACCGCCCGCGCCCGCGCCGCGCGCTCAGTTCGGGGGCGGGTGTGA
- a CDS encoding TIGR04222 domain-containing membrane protein: MNVLERFTAAHPDVLAGETWGISGPGFLSVYIPVAILAVVAGVWLRRNADRSAAPPEKLSAPEIAMLHGDQRPVMAALALLRSHGLIDSRATPTRTMTLADRAQLDWFTVAIFDRLTPQEQTVAGIAASASAQIEQLRASLTERGYMPDAAYRRTARDAGMPIAIVAIFGVVRFIAGLINGNPTLFLFFVLAALGIAWRLVAYPGRVTGRGAEAKKRAVSEHTYLRPRNSPAYATYGVGAAAIAVAVFGTSALTVLDPGLASAVDAPTGGADGGGGSDGGGGGGGGGGCGGGGCGG, encoded by the coding sequence ATGAATGTGTTGGAGCGGTTCACCGCAGCGCATCCGGACGTGCTCGCGGGGGAAACCTGGGGCATTTCGGGTCCGGGATTCCTGTCGGTGTACATCCCGGTGGCGATCCTCGCGGTGGTGGCGGGAGTGTGGTTGCGGCGCAATGCCGACCGGTCGGCCGCGCCCCCCGAGAAGTTGAGCGCACCCGAAATCGCCATGTTGCACGGCGATCAGCGGCCGGTGATGGCGGCGCTGGCGTTGCTGCGCAGCCACGGCCTCATCGACTCGCGGGCCACCCCGACTCGGACGATGACGCTGGCCGACCGCGCCCAGCTCGACTGGTTCACCGTGGCGATCTTCGACCGGCTGACCCCGCAGGAACAGACCGTCGCCGGTATCGCGGCGTCGGCGAGTGCGCAGATCGAGCAGTTGCGGGCTTCGCTGACCGAACGTGGGTACATGCCCGACGCCGCGTACCGCAGGACCGCCCGTGATGCCGGTATGCCCATCGCGATCGTCGCGATCTTCGGCGTCGTCCGATTCATCGCGGGATTGATCAACGGCAATCCGACGCTGTTCCTGTTCTTCGTGCTGGCCGCGTTGGGGATCGCCTGGCGTTTGGTGGCCTATCCCGGCCGGGTGACGGGGCGCGGCGCCGAAGCCAAGAAGCGGGCGGTGTCCGAGCACACCTATCTGCGGCCGCGGAATTCGCCCGCCTACGCCACCTACGGCGTGGGTGCGGCCGCGATCGCGGTGGCCGTTTTCGGCACGTCCGCGTTGACCGTCCTCGATCCGGGCCTTGCGAGTGCGGTGGATGCTCCGACCGGTGGCGCCGATGGCGGCGGCGGAAGTGACGGCGGCGGAGGCGGTGGTGGCGGCGGTGGCTGCGGCGGCGGTGGTTGCGGTGGTTGA
- a CDS encoding SDR family oxidoreductase translates to MTTASASDSARPTALITGAARGLGAAIARALAPTHDLLLGARTQRSLEPILAELPGATGVPVELTDYAAVAEAVAPIERLDVLVHNAGIADLGTIAESSVQQWRATLEANVIAVAELTRLLLPALRAANGHVVLINSGAGLRANAGWGSYAASKFALRAFGDALRLEEPDLRVTSIHPGRIDTDMQREIVDGEGREYNPDEFLTAETVALAVRNAIETPRDAHPTEIILRPIAR, encoded by the coding sequence ATGACCACCGCCTCCGCTTCCGACTCGGCCCGCCCGACGGCCCTGATCACCGGCGCTGCCCGGGGTCTGGGGGCCGCGATCGCCCGCGCCCTCGCTCCGACGCATGACCTGCTGCTCGGCGCCCGTACGCAGCGATCGCTCGAACCGATCCTCGCCGAACTGCCGGGCGCGACGGGCGTGCCGGTGGAACTCACCGACTACGCAGCCGTGGCCGAGGCGGTGGCGCCGATCGAACGCCTCGACGTGCTCGTGCACAACGCGGGCATCGCCGATCTCGGCACGATCGCCGAATCGTCCGTTCAGCAGTGGCGGGCGACGCTGGAGGCCAACGTCATCGCGGTCGCGGAACTCACCCGCCTGCTGCTGCCCGCGCTGCGCGCCGCGAACGGGCATGTGGTGCTGATCAACTCCGGGGCGGGACTGCGGGCGAACGCCGGCTGGGGTTCGTATGCCGCCAGCAAGTTCGCGTTACGCGCCTTCGGTGACGCGCTGCGTTTGGAGGAGCCCGACCTGCGGGTCACCTCGATTCATCCCGGCCGCATCGACACCGATATGCAGCGCGAGATCGTCGACGGCGAGGGCCGCGAATACAACCCGGACGAATTCCTCACCGCCGAAACGGTCGCGCTGGCCGTGCGCAATGCCATCGAGACGCCGCGCGATGCCCATCCGACGGAGATCATCCTGCGGCCGATCGCGCGGTGA
- a CDS encoding polysaccharide deacetylase family protein, with protein MDRRQMLSMVAAGTAMALTGCSAAQGEPAVAGMPEVPVPAPVPPPLLPPPPGGPKTLIPAETITALPGPGSSMALTVDDGASPEVVGAYIRFAKDTGARFTFFVTAYYEAWAAHRDELRPLVDSGQIQLGNHTWDHADLTASSASAAASQLERCKTFLWNNFGVDGTPYYRPPFGRHNATVDRIAADLGYTVPVMWYGSLSDSGLITEAYLMECARKYFNPQTIVIGHANFPPVTRCYGQLVDIIRERNLSMVTLNDVLQVQA; from the coding sequence ATGGATAGACGCCAGATGTTGTCGATGGTGGCCGCGGGGACTGCGATGGCGTTGACCGGGTGCAGTGCGGCGCAAGGTGAGCCGGCGGTGGCGGGGATGCCGGAGGTTCCGGTGCCCGCGCCGGTGCCGCCGCCGCTGTTGCCGCCACCGCCGGGCGGGCCGAAGACTCTGATTCCCGCCGAGACCATCACCGCGCTGCCCGGGCCCGGCAGCAGTATGGCGCTCACCGTCGACGACGGCGCGAGTCCGGAAGTGGTCGGCGCCTATATCCGATTCGCCAAGGACACCGGCGCCCGGTTCACCTTCTTCGTCACCGCTTATTACGAAGCCTGGGCGGCGCATCGCGACGAGTTGCGGCCGCTGGTCGATTCCGGGCAGATCCAGCTCGGCAATCACACCTGGGATCACGCCGACCTCACCGCGAGCTCGGCGAGCGCGGCGGCTTCGCAGCTGGAGCGTTGTAAGACGTTCCTGTGGAACAACTTCGGCGTCGACGGCACGCCGTATTATCGACCGCCGTTCGGCAGGCACAACGCGACGGTCGATCGCATCGCCGCCGACCTCGGCTACACCGTCCCGGTGATGTGGTACGGCTCGCTGTCGGACTCGGGGCTGATCACCGAGGCGTACCTGATGGAATGCGCGCGTAAGTATTTCAACCCGCAGACCATCGTCATCGGGCACGCGAACTTCCCGCCGGTCACCCGCTGCTACGGGCAGCTCGTCGACATCATCCGGGAACGCAACCTGTCGATGGTCACGCTGAACGATGTGTTGCAGGTGCAGGCCTGA
- the leuS gene encoding leucine--tRNA ligase yields MQDTRATDPAAGQTPATDDAPAHRYTAELAGRIERRWQQTWAERGTFHAPNPVGPLAGPTPPDKLFVQDMFPYPSGAGLHVGHPLGYIATDVFARYHRMHGRNVLHALGYDAFGLPAEQYAVQTGAHPRDTTESNIATMQRQLDRLGLGHDRRRSFATTDPEYYKWTQWIFLRIYNAWYDQELDRARPIAELEEQFATGARPVPGDKDWASLLEAERRALIDSYRLVYQTDSVVNWCPGLGTVLSNEEVTAEGRSERGNFPVFRKRLWQWMMRITAYADRLVDDLDRLDWPENVKAMQRNWIGRSRGAQVRFAADGHELEVFTTRPDTLFGATYVVLAPEHELADQLTAAAWPEGVDPRWTNGGAATPTDALADYRKAIAAKSDLERQENKDKTGVFLGSYATNPVNGAQVPIFVADYVLSGYGTGAIMAVPGHDQRDWEFATAFGLPIVEVISGGDVTEAAYAGDGTLVNSDYLDGLSVEEAKATVIGRLEADGHGTGTVQYKLRDWLFARQRYWGEPFPIVYDEDGAPHALPESMLPVQLPELDDFAPVTFDPDDADSEPSPPLAKATDWVHVELDLGDGLKKYRRDTNVMPNWAGSSWYQLRYADPTNSETFCAKENEQYWLGPRAEGHGPDDPGGVDLYVGGVEHAVLHLLYARFWQKVLFDLGDVSGCEPYRRLFNQGYIQAYAYTDSRGAYVPAAEVVERDGKFFWTDASGTEVEVNQEYGKIGKSLKNAISPDEICDQYGADTFRFYEMSMGPLDTSRPWATKDVVGAHRFLQRVWRLVVDEETGALRVTDEQPSDETLRLLHKTIAGVDEDLAALRDNTAGAKLIELTNHLTKAYPDGAPRSVVEPLVLMLAPLAPHITEELWERLGHTTALAHGPFPVADPALLVDESVEYPIQVKGKVRSRIQVPADADQASIEAAALADEKIAALLEGNAPRKIIVVPGRMVNIVP; encoded by the coding sequence GTGCAGGACACCCGCGCAACCGACCCTGCGGCCGGGCAGACCCCCGCGACCGATGACGCACCTGCGCACCGCTACACCGCCGAGCTCGCCGGACGCATCGAGCGCCGCTGGCAGCAGACCTGGGCCGAGCGCGGCACCTTCCACGCCCCGAACCCGGTAGGCCCGCTGGCCGGCCCCACTCCGCCGGACAAGCTGTTCGTCCAGGACATGTTCCCGTACCCGTCGGGTGCGGGCCTGCACGTCGGCCACCCGCTGGGCTACATCGCCACCGACGTGTTCGCCCGCTACCACCGCATGCACGGCCGCAATGTGCTGCACGCGCTGGGCTACGACGCCTTCGGCCTGCCCGCCGAGCAGTACGCGGTGCAGACCGGCGCGCATCCGCGCGACACCACCGAGTCCAATATCGCGACCATGCAGCGTCAGCTGGACCGGCTGGGACTGGGCCATGATCGCCGTCGCTCGTTCGCCACCACCGATCCCGAGTACTACAAGTGGACGCAGTGGATCTTCCTGCGCATCTACAACGCCTGGTACGACCAGGAATTGGATCGCGCCCGCCCGATCGCGGAGCTGGAGGAGCAGTTCGCCACCGGCGCGCGTCCGGTTCCGGGTGATAAGGATTGGGCGAGCCTGCTGGAGGCCGAGCGCCGCGCGCTGATCGACTCCTATCGCCTGGTGTACCAGACCGATTCGGTGGTCAACTGGTGTCCGGGTCTGGGCACGGTGCTGTCCAACGAGGAGGTCACCGCAGAGGGCCGCAGTGAGCGCGGCAACTTCCCGGTGTTCCGTAAGCGCCTGTGGCAGTGGATGATGCGGATCACCGCCTACGCCGACCGGCTGGTCGACGATCTGGACCGGCTGGACTGGCCGGAGAACGTCAAGGCCATGCAGCGCAACTGGATCGGGCGTTCGCGCGGTGCGCAGGTGCGGTTCGCGGCCGACGGGCACGAGCTGGAGGTCTTCACCACCCGCCCGGACACCCTGTTCGGCGCCACCTACGTGGTGCTGGCGCCCGAGCATGAGCTGGCCGATCAGCTGACCGCTGCGGCCTGGCCGGAGGGTGTGGACCCGCGCTGGACCAACGGCGGCGCCGCCACTCCCACCGACGCGCTGGCCGATTACCGCAAGGCGATCGCCGCGAAGTCGGATCTGGAGCGTCAGGAGAACAAGGACAAGACCGGCGTCTTCCTGGGCAGCTACGCCACCAACCCGGTCAACGGCGCGCAGGTGCCGATCTTCGTCGCCGACTACGTGCTGAGCGGGTACGGCACCGGCGCGATCATGGCTGTTCCCGGCCACGACCAGCGCGACTGGGAGTTCGCGACCGCCTTCGGCCTGCCGATCGTCGAGGTGATCTCCGGCGGCGACGTCACCGAGGCCGCCTACGCCGGCGACGGCACCCTGGTGAACTCCGACTACCTGGACGGGCTCAGCGTCGAGGAGGCCAAGGCCACCGTCATCGGCCGCTTGGAAGCCGACGGCCACGGCACCGGAACCGTGCAGTACAAGCTGCGCGACTGGCTCTTCGCCCGCCAGCGGTACTGGGGCGAGCCGTTCCCCATCGTCTACGACGAGGACGGCGCCCCGCACGCACTGCCGGAATCCATGCTGCCCGTGCAGCTTCCGGAGCTGGACGATTTCGCGCCGGTCACCTTCGACCCCGACGACGCCGATTCCGAGCCGTCGCCGCCGCTGGCCAAGGCCACCGACTGGGTGCACGTCGAACTGGATCTGGGCGACGGTCTCAAGAAGTACCGCCGCGACACCAACGTCATGCCGAACTGGGCCGGCAGCTCCTGGTACCAGCTGCGCTACGCCGACCCGACGAACTCGGAGACGTTCTGCGCCAAGGAGAACGAGCAGTATTGGCTGGGTCCGCGCGCCGAGGGCCACGGCCCCGACGATCCGGGCGGCGTCGACCTGTACGTCGGCGGTGTGGAGCATGCCGTGCTGCACCTGCTGTACGCGCGGTTCTGGCAGAAGGTGCTGTTCGATCTGGGTGACGTCTCCGGCTGCGAGCCGTACCGTCGCCTGTTCAACCAGGGCTACATCCAGGCCTACGCCTACACCGATTCCCGCGGCGCGTATGTGCCCGCGGCCGAGGTGGTCGAGCGCGACGGCAAGTTCTTCTGGACCGACGCCTCGGGCACCGAGGTCGAGGTGAACCAGGAGTACGGCAAGATCGGCAAGTCGCTGAAGAACGCCATCTCCCCGGACGAGATCTGCGATCAGTACGGCGCCGACACCTTCCGCTTCTACGAGATGTCGATGGGTCCGCTGGACACCTCGCGTCCGTGGGCGACCAAGGATGTCGTTGGCGCGCACCGCTTCTTGCAGCGCGTGTGGCGCCTGGTGGTGGACGAGGAGACCGGCGCGCTGCGCGTCACCGATGAGCAGCCCTCGGATGAGACGCTGCGGTTGCTGCACAAGACCATCGCCGGCGTCGACGAGGATCTGGCCGCACTGCGCGACAACACCGCCGGCGCCAAGCTGATCGAGCTGACCAACCATCTCACCAAGGCCTACCCGGATGGCGCTCCGCGTTCGGTGGTCGAGCCGCTGGTGCTGATGCTGGCCCCGCTGGCTCCGCACATCACCGAGGAACTGTGGGAGCGCCTCGGCCACACCACCGCGCTGGCTCACGGCCCGTTCCCGGTCGCCGATCCGGCGCTGCTGGTGGACGAGTCGGTGGAGTATCCGATTCAGGTGAAGGGCAAGGTGCGCAGCCGGATCCAGGTGCCCGCCGACGCCGATCAGGCCTCGATCGAGGCGGCGGCACTGGCCGATGAGAAGATCGCGGCACTGCTCGAGGGCAACGCGCCGCGCAAGATCATCGTGGTGCCGGGCCGAATGGTGAATATCGTTCCCTGA
- a CDS encoding TIGR04222 domain-containing membrane protein, whose protein sequence is MTGTQWFAAGETWGISGGDFLLIYIPIALLAIAAGVYLHFTYTYRQAPEWDGVSLDKLTAPETAMLFSPERAVTAAVTLLRSHELIDSDATPTRTPTAAERSRLDWFTSAIYGLLGPKKQTITEITAAASRPLRELEMSLVERGYLTGEAAKRAARDAGMPILIVGLLGVVRFIAGVVAGNPSGFLMVCLLVLAVAGWWVMTPERLTPRGDAATARAVEDNSHLRPSNSPAYTTYGVGAAAVAVAVFGAAALMVLDPALAQAVEPPSGGADGGSGGDGAGDGGGDGGCGGCGGCGGCGG, encoded by the coding sequence ATGACTGGCACGCAGTGGTTCGCGGCGGGTGAGACCTGGGGAATCTCCGGCGGCGACTTCCTGCTGATCTACATCCCGATCGCGCTGCTCGCCATTGCGGCGGGGGTATATCTGCACTTCACGTACACCTACCGGCAGGCGCCCGAATGGGACGGCGTCTCGCTGGACAAGCTGACCGCTCCGGAGACAGCGATGCTGTTCAGCCCGGAACGCGCGGTCACCGCCGCCGTCACGCTGCTGCGCAGCCATGAACTCATCGATTCCGACGCCACGCCCACCCGCACGCCCACCGCGGCCGAGCGGAGCCGGCTGGACTGGTTCACCAGCGCGATCTACGGCCTGCTCGGCCCGAAGAAGCAGACGATCACCGAGATCACCGCCGCCGCGAGCCGGCCGCTGCGTGAACTGGAGATGTCGCTGGTCGAGCGCGGCTACCTCACGGGCGAGGCGGCCAAGCGCGCAGCGCGCGATGCCGGAATGCCGATCCTGATCGTCGGGCTGCTCGGTGTCGTGCGGTTCATCGCGGGTGTGGTCGCGGGCAACCCGTCGGGCTTCCTGATGGTCTGCCTGCTCGTTTTGGCTGTCGCCGGCTGGTGGGTGATGACGCCCGAGCGTCTGACCCCGCGCGGCGATGCGGCCACAGCGCGTGCTGTAGAAGACAATTCACATCTGCGACCCTCGAACTCGCCGGCCTACACCACCTACGGTGTGGGCGCCGCCGCTGTCGCCGTCGCGGTATTCGGTGCCGCCGCACTGATGGTGCTGGATCCGGCGCTGGCCCAGGCTGTCGAACCGCCGTCGGGTGGCGCCGATGGTGGAAGTGGCGGCGACGGCGCGGGAGACGGTGGGGGCGACGGTGGTTGCGGCGGCTGTGGTGGTTGCGGTGGCTGCGGTGGGTGA
- the ggh gene encoding glucosylglycerate hydrolase, whose translation MVHPGFTPTQLSARAAYLLRGNDLGTMTSAAPRLYPHMWSWDAAFVTVGLAPLSVERAVVELDTLLSAQWKNGMIPHIVFANGVDGYFPGPARWECRTLAAHAPDGPDTSGITQPPVHAIAVQRILDHSRRHGRSTRAVAEEFLNRRWPDLVRWHRWLATARDPKENGRITLYHGWESGMDNSPRWDRAYSNVVPEDLPAYRREDVLIIDDPTQRPSDREYDRYLWLVEQMRRAGYDDYQLTSTMSFAVEDVFVSAIFAMACEVLAQIGEEYHQPHADVRELYGWAKRFRAGVVASADPRTGAARDFDVRLQRWITTETLSMFAPLLCGGLERDAERALIRAFEGPRWCAHPDLRYALPPSTSPVSKDFRPREYWRGPVWPVMTWLFSWSFARRGWAERSYMLRAEGLRQASDGSFAEYYEPFTGEPLGSMQQSWTAASVLDWLG comes from the coding sequence ATGGTTCACCCCGGTTTCACCCCCACTCAGCTCTCCGCCCGCGCGGCCTATCTGCTGCGGGGTAACGACCTGGGCACGATGACGAGCGCCGCGCCTCGGCTGTATCCGCACATGTGGAGCTGGGATGCCGCCTTCGTCACGGTCGGGCTGGCGCCGTTGAGTGTGGAGCGCGCGGTGGTGGAGCTCGACACGCTGCTGTCGGCGCAGTGGAAGAACGGGATGATCCCGCACATCGTCTTCGCCAACGGCGTCGACGGCTATTTCCCCGGTCCGGCCAGGTGGGAGTGCCGCACCCTGGCCGCGCACGCACCCGACGGCCCGGACACCTCCGGCATCACCCAGCCGCCGGTGCACGCCATCGCGGTGCAGCGCATCCTCGACCATTCCCGCAGGCACGGCCGCAGCACCCGCGCGGTGGCCGAGGAGTTCCTGAACCGGCGCTGGCCCGATCTGGTGCGCTGGCACCGCTGGCTCGCCACCGCCCGCGATCCCAAGGAGAACGGCCGCATCACGCTGTACCACGGCTGGGAATCCGGGATGGACAATTCACCGCGCTGGGACCGCGCCTACTCGAACGTGGTGCCCGAGGATCTGCCCGCCTACCGCCGCGAGGACGTGCTGATCATCGACGACCCGACCCAGCGCCCCTCCGACCGCGAATACGACCGCTACCTGTGGCTGGTCGAGCAGATGCGCCGCGCCGGCTACGACGACTACCAGCTCACCTCGACAATGAGTTTCGCCGTCGAGGACGTGTTCGTCTCCGCCATCTTCGCCATGGCGTGCGAGGTGCTCGCCCAGATCGGCGAGGAGTACCACCAGCCGCATGCCGACGTGCGCGAGCTGTACGGCTGGGCGAAACGGTTCCGTGCGGGTGTGGTCGCCTCCGCCGACCCGCGCACCGGCGCGGCCCGCGATTTCGATGTGCGGTTGCAGCGCTGGATCACCACCGAAACGTTGTCGATGTTCGCGCCGTTGCTGTGCGGTGGGCTCGAACGCGACGCCGAACGCGCGTTGATCCGGGCGTTCGAGGGCCCGCGGTGGTGCGCGCACCCCGATCTGCGCTACGCGCTGCCGCCGTCGACGTCACCGGTGTCGAAGGACTTCCGCCCGCGTGAGTACTGGCGCGGCCCGGTCTGGCCCGTGATGACCTGGCTTTTCTCCTGGTCGTTCGCCCGCCGCGGCTGGGCCGAACGCTCCTACATGTTGCGTGCCGAGGGCCTGCGTCAGGCCAGCGACGGCAGTTTCGCCGAATACTACGAACCATTCACCGGCGAACCGCTCGGCAGCATGCAGCAGTCCTGGACGGCCGCGTCGGTACTCGACTGGCTGGGCTGA
- a CDS encoding SdpI family protein produces the protein MVVVPIILFLLAAVALAIGVLGLVGKLPRNRFVGVHTDEALSTDEVFRVANRVAAPTSLAAGALLFCGGLVTLAAGGFAVVLVALGVAIIALFTLGAGATAGARAAAALAPPAETGGCGNSCGACSLRDTCQPAV, from the coding sequence GTGGTTGTCGTCCCCATCATCCTGTTCCTGCTGGCCGCGGTAGCGCTGGCGATCGGCGTGCTGGGACTGGTGGGCAAGCTGCCGCGCAACCGATTCGTCGGCGTGCACACCGATGAGGCGCTCAGCACCGACGAGGTCTTCCGCGTCGCCAACCGCGTCGCCGCCCCCACCTCCCTCGCCGCCGGCGCCCTGCTGTTCTGCGGCGGTCTGGTGACCCTCGCGGCCGGTGGCTTCGCCGTCGTCCTGGTCGCCCTCGGCGTCGCGATCATCGCGCTGTTCACCCTCGGCGCAGGCGCCACCGCCGGAGCCCGCGCCGCCGCCGCCCTCGCCCCACCCGCCGAAACCGGTGGTTGCGGCAATTCCTGCGGAGCCTGCTCGCTGCGCGACACCTGCCAGCCCGCGGTCTGA
- a CDS encoding glycoside hydrolase family 25 protein: MERTRWRATCKLALSAFIAGGIATSTMPAAQAEQTGPDVSSWQHIDGRMIDWFAVKRAGHDFAMVKATEGLSYINPYFVPDSVLMRAAGVARGTYHYARPHLPPEPQAAMYAAVVLGQNGPLDLPPVLDLEDSGGLAPAALIDWTHRYLSTVQALTGRVPIIYTYPNFWRTAMADSNQFHRYPLWIADYRGNPQPEVPGDWPAWTFWQTTDSGSVPGIAGGTDVNVYSGAQGNFAQFANMAGLFGSS; this comes from the coding sequence ATGGAACGTACCCGCTGGAGAGCGACCTGCAAGCTTGCGTTGTCCGCCTTCATCGCGGGCGGAATCGCCACCTCGACGATGCCTGCGGCGCAGGCCGAGCAAACCGGGCCCGACGTGTCGTCGTGGCAGCACATCGATGGGCGGATGATCGACTGGTTCGCGGTGAAGCGGGCGGGGCATGACTTCGCGATGGTGAAGGCGACGGAGGGGCTCAGCTACATCAACCCGTATTTCGTGCCGGACAGTGTGTTGATGCGGGCGGCGGGGGTGGCGCGGGGGACCTACCATTACGCGCGGCCGCACCTGCCGCCGGAACCGCAGGCCGCAATGTACGCGGCGGTGGTGCTGGGGCAGAACGGGCCGCTGGATCTGCCGCCGGTGCTGGACCTGGAGGATTCGGGCGGGTTGGCGCCGGCCGCGTTGATCGACTGGACCCACCGCTACCTCTCTACCGTGCAGGCGCTGACCGGCCGGGTGCCGATCATCTACACGTATCCGAACTTCTGGCGCACGGCGATGGCCGACAGCAATCAGTTCCACCGGTACCCGCTGTGGATCGCCGACTATCGCGGCAATCCACAGCCGGAGGTTCCGGGCGACTGGCCCGCGTGGACGTTCTGGCAGACCACCGACAGCGGGTCCGTGCCCGGGATCGCCGGTGGCACCGATGTGAACGTCTACAGCGGGGCGCAGGGCAATTTCGCGCAGTTCGCGAATATGGCCGGGCTGTTCGGCAGCAGCTGA